One Myxococcota bacterium genomic window carries:
- a CDS encoding alpha-E domain-containing protein: protein MLARHAEDLFWAGRYLERAEDTARMLDVTYHGLLEGGSADEESAWRTLLEALHLAHPFYAAHPEISARAVAQFLVADPAQPSSIIAAIARARDNARTVREHLSTELWEALNACFLELRARDLESELAAQPYELYREIRTRCQMIAGAGSETMPRSDPYRFLLLGRLIERAEMTCRMLRVRTARRQARGAFHDFVLVLNSVSALEAYTRAHGAEIDPARVVAFLLLAPDFPRSVLFCVRGADNLLAQLEGGAAIARPRRCLGRIRAELEYQDADELRAFGERGVLDRAQAGIWEVAELVEESFFASGPAPQRHIFGSELA, encoded by the coding sequence ATGCTCGCGCGCCACGCCGAGGACCTGTTCTGGGCCGGCCGCTACCTGGAGCGCGCCGAGGACACCGCGCGCATGCTCGACGTGACCTACCACGGGCTGCTCGAGGGCGGCTCGGCCGACGAGGAGTCGGCGTGGCGCACGCTGCTCGAGGCGCTGCACCTCGCGCACCCGTTCTACGCCGCGCACCCGGAGATCTCGGCGCGCGCGGTGGCGCAGTTCCTGGTCGCGGATCCCGCGCAGCCGAGCTCGATCATCGCCGCGATCGCGCGCGCGCGCGACAACGCGCGCACTGTGCGCGAGCACCTCTCGACCGAGCTGTGGGAGGCGCTGAACGCGTGCTTCCTCGAGCTGCGCGCGCGCGACCTCGAGTCCGAGCTCGCCGCGCAGCCGTACGAGCTCTACCGCGAGATCCGCACCCGCTGCCAGATGATCGCGGGCGCGGGCTCCGAGACGATGCCGCGCTCGGACCCGTACCGGTTCCTCCTGCTCGGCCGGCTGATCGAGCGCGCCGAGATGACCTGCCGGATGCTGCGCGTGCGCACGGCGCGCCGCCAGGCGCGCGGCGCCTTCCACGACTTCGTACTGGTGCTGAACTCGGTGTCGGCGCTCGAGGCCTACACGCGCGCGCACGGTGCGGAGATCGATCCGGCGCGGGTGGTCGCGTTCCTCTTGCTGGCGCCCGATTTCCCGCGCAGCGTGCTGTTCTGCGTGCGCGGCGCGGACAACCTGCTCGCGCAGCTCGAGGGCGGCGCAGCGATCGCGCGGCCGCGCCGCTGCCTGGGCCGGATTCGTGCCGAGCTCGAGTACCAGGACGCCGACGAGCTGCGCGCCTTCGGCGAACGCGGCGTGCTCGACCGCGCGCAGGCCGGCATCTGGGAGGTCGCAGAGCTGGTCGAGGAGAGCTTCTTCGCGAGCGGGCCCGCGCCGCAGCGACACATCTTCGGGTCGGAGCTGGCGTGA